ACTTCTGCCAACTTCCCTCCTGTGCAGTGCCAACTCCTGGCACAGGGACACTTCTTAAGGCAACCACCTCCAATGAGGCTGCTGCTTGCACCCGTGCAGGAGAGAAGCTCTTTTAACTCTCTTTAGACCTTTGCCACATGTGCATTGCTAGTCCCTGGGTTTGTCTTGTGGCCCAGTCCGGCCTCCCAGGTTCACCAACCTGGCCATAGCTCAGTCCCGGAGCATCACCCCACAGCTGAACACAGCTGAATCTGGGTTTCCACAGCCTTCCCAAATTCACACCTGTAATGTGCCCGTGGGGAAAATGCTTTTGCCTGAGTCAGCAGCTTGGAAAAGTCAGGGATGATGAGGGAAAGGTTGACCTCTCTATGTTATCCTAATTCTTCATACAAGTGGGCTTTCCCCTTGCTAAACACTGAGAAATCTCCCAAAGCACCACCAAGCTCTGCCCAGGCAATGCTCACAGCGCTCCCAGAGACAGTGTGGAGGAGTCTGCCCTGTCTACTTACGCTGTTTCCCTTGtgacctgcctctgcctccagggagcacagagctggcgCCCAACCTGCTGTTATCAGCTTTGGGACCATGGGTGCAGGAGATGTGAATTCATGGGACAAATCCTGACAGGAGTCAGTCTGGGTCCTGCCAGCTGGGTCCTGTCAACTGGCTTACTTAGGATTGAAACTACCACAGCCGACGAACAGCAAAAGCCATCAACATGACGATAAAACACTACTGGGGCAAGTTCTTTGACTCGTTTCTAAAGGTTCTGGCACCTATGGTGTGCTCACTGCCACGCCAGTACCTGTCGCCTGTGcctggctggcagtgccagtcgCTACCGGCTGCCGTTCGCAGTGGTGCTGACGAGCAGCGTTAGTCACTGCGCGGGGGACAGGCAGCCCCGGAACGTCCTTCTCCTCTCTCGTAAAGACGCTGAGGAGAAGCTTGCTGGCTCCTCTTGCCCTCGGCTCGTTGTCATGGGTGCAGGAGCCCCGATGTGCCCCTTGAAAGGCCACCAGCCCCCacactgctgtctgcctgggaCACGCTCTGTAACCGCACCGGAGGCTGCAGGGGCGGCTCCAAGCCCGGGGGGACCTTCTGCTGCCAGAAGGACAATTTGCAACCATTAAGGGGTTTATTTcagaaaatgttttatttcctCTGACTGGAAAAAGTGAATTTTAATTGTTAGCTTGTGTGAGGCGAGTGGAGGGGAGCGCAGAGGGGGTGGAAGGAGTGGTACTGAGCCGTCCATCTGAGCCGAGTGCGACAACAGAGGGCACCAGAGGCTCCACCGTCCCAAAAAGGAGGTGATAAATCAAGCGCTGGTGGCGAACAGGAGTTCATTGCTGTGCTTCAGCGTTCCTGAGCTGTCGGCAGCAGGcgccctggcagctgtgccctgcacggagcagcatcctgcacttgTAATACCAACAGACCTCCCCCCCTGCCAGGACAGCCGCCTCGGCGCCGCAGCCTGTCTGAGGACTGAATCCGCCTGAGCGCCCTGCGGGAGGAAGGTAATGCCTTTCAGTGCTTCCCACGCTGGTGCATGGCTGCGTGCTCTCAGCAGTTTTACAGGTTGGGCTTTCCCCACGCTTAGCTGAAGACCTAACTGGGGCTACCTGCCTGTCAGCGTACAGGTCAAACCTCAGCTGCACACAGATGCTTCAGTCTCTTGCTTTCACAGCTGTTacacctcactgctctgcagctgcatgtcATCTGGAGGAGGCTTCATCCTCCTGGTTTCACACCAGTCTGTGAGCATGCAGTCACTCAGCTCCGGGCTTTCTTGTGCATATGAAGGACTCAATGGGATTGGGATGCCCAGCCCAAAGGGTTCAACTGCAACTCAGGACAGAGCTAGAGAGTGGCATGTTCACTGTGAGATGACCACAGGATGCTGGCAGAGAATGGCTGCAGGGTAGGTCCAAGGATCCATGAGGCTGAGCCAGGACATTGGCTGTATATTGTTTCCTCCATAAATTCCACTCTAGAAGTGTCTGTATCCTTGCAGTTCAGTAGTGCCATACCAGTTTTGGTGCTAGAATAGGTGCTGCACTTTCCTCTGTGGCTGCCAGATCCATCCTCCAGTCTCAGATACTACAAGTGGTTGACTCAGTTCATGCAATCTGACACTTTCACTACACTTTGGATTTTGATGCTCAGAAGCTGGTGACCTGTAAGACAATGTATTTAGAAGAGATGGTAGGAATCTGGGTGGTTTTCTTTCTACCTCACTGTAGACAATTCCTTTATGAGCTGCAGACTAAGTCTGATTCATTCCCTGTGGCCTCCTTGATGGTAGTGGATGCCCTGAAATATTTAAAGGAACACCAGGAGATAGTCTAAGTTCCTGGGCttgtgttttctgttctagTGCTTTAGCAACATtttgccttccaacctgagaaGTTGAGATCTGACACATGCCTTCTTTCACTTTACCTTCTCTCTTTGGAGACCCATTATCTGTCAGGGATGGTGGATGCAATCCTGAGCTACCCCTCTCAGAATCATATAGCAAGAGGAGCAGATCTGTAGTTGGGGaaagcctgcctgcagcagacattcacccaccagcctgcaccagcCTTCACACCACACTCAGGAGTAAAACCACCTAAACTACCTGGCTGGAGGGGCTCAAGTCCTGTGAAGGTTCACAGAGCTGGCAAGATCAGAACAAATCCGTGACATGGCttcagcagcaaaacaagggtCTTGAAAGGCAGAATAGAATGTTCCCAAGATCTGCTTCAGACTGCCCTAAAACCAGCAGGTCTCTTATAACTACAGCATCAGCAAAGATAAGGGACCACAAAAATTATCATTCTGCTTTGCAGACCCTTTGCTGTTACCCAAGCTGTGCAAGCCACGACTGGATGGAGAGCAAGACAAGCTTAACCCTGTAACAGCCACAAGAGAGAGCTGTTTGTGTGGCAAGTGACCGTGTTACTTTGGAAGATGAGGGGTAGACAGTGCTGATGAGCCACTGCACCCTCCCAACAGCTGCCTATGTATGCAGTGCAGGGCATGATAAGCCATGGAGCCATgagagcaggggcacagcagcagcagcagccagccatggggatctgtggtggtttggcttctatccctccccccccttttaaaatgccccagctaactcagatgggctccaggaatataaatgaagctatttatttacagcagcaaataaacaagcagctatttacaatatatacagttatatacagaaatatacaaatggtaaacaatacagaagcacagctcccctcccagaaacctgagtccccaggaggggctctcaaccaccccagcacctccccctgcccctctcaaccttaccccaatcctgagaaagaatagaggtgcagtcaagaggttaaggagcaaggttagtggcagcgaggttaaggagatgttaCTCAGTCTGAagacaaaagcagagtgagacaaaatggagaatgttatctaatgtttacttcttgttcccatacttctcagtgggactgtgagagaagaggcacaaccatgttttcctttcatagccaattatctactttctctcaccaaaacattctagcctgcttcaaactagcacaggatcCGACACCAAACTTGGTCTTATGCCTGCATCTCTTTCTTGCAGAGACAACCCAACATGGAGAACTGCAGTGCCAACAACTTGCAGAGGAATAACACTTTGATATTTCCCCTGATTGTCTACGTCCCTGTGCTCTTCCTGGGGGTCCCACTGAACCTGATCGCCTTCTGGGTCTTCTGCTGCAAGGTCAAGAGGTGGTCTGAGACCAGAGTCTACATGATCAACCTCACAGTTGCAGACAGTTGCcttctctttgccatccctttcGTGATGCATTTTGTCAAGCACAACCACCCTAGAGACAAGCTGTGCTTGTTCATACACAGCATATATTTTACCAACATGCCCATGAGCATCTTCATCATCACCCTGATTGCAGTCGATAGATACATTGCGATCAAGTTCCCCCTGAAAGCAAAGATCCTTCGCTCGCcgctgaaagcagcttctgcctgtgGGTTTCTTTGGATACTGCTGACAGTTaatgcccagctgcagccacgCTTTAATGGATTATCAAAGGATTTGTGCTTTGGCAAACAATCTCTTCAACCTAGTTATTCTATGGTACTCTCCAGTGTCTTGGGGTATTTCATTCCCTTAGGGATTGTGGTTTTTTGCTCAGTACAAGTCATCAAATGTCTCAAAAAGAAGGTTGACAGTGGTTCCCATGAGAGAAAGTTGATCCAGAAAGCAATCTACATTGTTTCTGTGAATTTGTGTGTGTTCATCATCTGCTTTTCACCTCTCTACATCACAATGACCTTGCGTTTTGTAGTGGATCTTGTTGGagcttgctctctgctctcagcagttAACTTATCTATGCAAGTGTCTTCCTGCCTTGCAAACTGTAACTGCTGTTTGGATGCATTTTGCTATTACTTTGCAGCCAAGGAATTTCAggaattttcttctctgttcccTACTTGTCGATCAGTGAGGTCCAAGATGAACCAAAGACAAGAGTCACAGTCACCCAAAGGTCAAGTCATGACACAAAAAAGCTGTGGTACTCCATAGGGGTTAGGAGCCACAGTGGTGCTGAAGTTTTGAGGACAAGGGAATGAGACCacttgcagaatcatagaatcataaaatggtttgggttggagccACCTTTGAAGCTCATCTATTCCAAAGCAACCATCTATTCCAATCCCCCTCCAGataatttccttctctgttccCTACTTGTCTATCAGTGAGGCCCAAGGTGAACCAAAGACAAGAGTCACAGCCACCCAAAGGTCAAGTCCTGACACAAGGTGTGATACACTGTAGGAGTTAGGAGCCACAGTGGTGCTGAAGTTTTGAGGACAAGGGAATGAGACCacttgcagaatcatagaatcctaaaatgggttgggttggaagcaaccttttAAGGTCATGTACTCCaaaccctgcagtgagcagggtcaTCCGTAACTAAATCAGGTTATCAGAAGCCTGTCTGACTGGATTTAGAATCTTTCCAGGAAGGGGACAGCTCAGTACTTGCAGTAATTGTGGGTATAGAGGTACATGAAAGAGGGGCAACCCCCTCCAAGGGATCTGATGTTAGCTTGAATTTCGTGCTGCCATCCTCAACCGCTTCAACTGAGCTCTGAATATTGCCTTGGATTGCTGTACCACAGCGACAGCTGTCTGAGTCAGACTGGGATGGAGAACAGGTGATAAGGTCACTGTTTCCTCCATGCACTTGTTTGCATGCATGCTGCAGCTAAACAAAGGGGCCTGAGCATACTTACACAAGTTCACTTCTAGCAATGTAACATATCTGGTCCCTCAAAACCAAGGAAAAGCCTCTGTACTGTGATGCACACCTAACacatctgtgctgctcacaTCAAAGTTTGCCTGGACAGTGGTGATTTTCCCCCAACCAACTGATTTTAAAACTTGTAGCTATCACAAGGATGCAGGTACACCATGTGCCAGACAGTGGCCTGAGACTGTTGCCTCATTCCTGCCATCTAACACTTGCATTAGCTTGTGGCAATGCCCTGGCATTTCTGAGACTGAAATCGGTGAGGGTGCAAATAAAGCTATTACTGCAGGACTAAGGGCTGTGGGCCACAGAACAGACCCTTGTGCACATCAGGTATAGACCTGCAAAGATCAGACCTCACTCAACTGACTACCATAAGCCCTGCTGCTAGGCTGTTGTGCTTTCATGGGATCAGATCTTCAGTGTGTGCCCTTCCTGGTGAGGTATCATTTGATCTGTCTGAGTccccacagcttcacactgcagGAGTGTTGATGCCCAGGAAACAGCAGTGAGCAACATGAAGCAGATACAGCTCTAATTCCTCACCATCTGTGAACAGCTTCAGGTTAGGCTTGGTGAGAGCAGGGTAGTGATGGGGCAGATTCATGGCTGAGAGCTCCTCAGCACTGTCCTGTATGATGAGGCAGTGCTTTGgaacaggttttttttctctttcaacaGCTTGGACAGTGCACAGTGGGGGGGttgacagctctcctgcacctcgTTTTGAGATATTTAACTCTCCTCATACAGCAAGCCTTGCTCTATCCTCTCTAGATCCTGGACCAAGCATCAGTTTTAGTGTCTGGCTCTTCAGGTTCTGAATTTCTCTATAATATCTGTGCTTGCTGACTGTGCATCACACCTTCCTGCCTCACAGAGGAATGACAACAGAACAGCTCAGAATAGGCCACAAAGGGAGATCTTGGGGCACTGAAAGGAAGCAAGCCATAGAGAAACCTGGGCTGAGAGGGGAGCCAGTGTCAGGGTGTGAGTGCTTCATCCTTACCTGCATAGAAATTTCATTTACCCCTTTACTGCACAGTCACTTCAGTAAGTCACTTTGGGAAACACAGTAGAATTACTGAAATACACATGATAGCTGTGTCTCAGCTGGCTTCATGGTTCTTGAGTTTCAGTGTTTTCTGGCTTGGGAACCACTAAAAGAAATGTCCAAAGCTATGCAAACCCACATTCTGCTCAGTTAAACCTGCAGACAATTACCTTTCTTAGCAACAACTCACAAATGACCTGTTACCTTCTAGTGTCTACAGACCACACGCCGAAACCACTGTCAGGATGTTGGTCAAACAACACAGGAAACCACTATTGCCATCACAATCCTGACTCAATATCTGCCTTCTTCAGGGCAACACTTTGGCACAGGTCCCAGCATgatggaagctgcagtgagTGAGTGCATCATAAAAACGGAGGCCACTCCTCAGGTCATTCAGCTGATCACTTGTGTCCAAATTTCATTCTCTGGTATATTGTTTAATGCAAGTAAAACAAAACAGCCATGTATGTATGTGACCAGCTTAATCACTGCACACTCTTTGTCCCTTATTCTGCCTTTGAAAGTCTCTTTTCAAAGACAGGAAAAGCTACAAGAGTCAAATGATACCTGAGCTCAAAACTGATCTGTTGCTTCAGGAGAAGTGTGAGTGTTGGCACTCTTGTAGCTGTCAACAAATACACTGCAGTTAACTGTTTCCAAAGAGCAAGaggtagaacaagagggaattgccccaggttgtgccagggcagctttaggctggacattaggagctATTTGCTTCACTGAAAAGGCTGTCaacctctggaacaggctggccagggaagtggtggattcactatccctggagggatttaaaagacgTGTAGATGAGGCACATGGTTTCATAGCGACCTGGCAGTGATGGGTTAGTGTTTGGATTCactgatcttgggggtctctttcaAACAAAATGATCCTAAGGGTTGTTCAGCAAGGACAAACACTTCAGATCTCACAGAGAATGCAGGGGGCCTTCAAAACCACTGTTGACTCTGTGATGTCCTCTTAGGATTTTGCATGTCATTGGTTACAAAATTGCCTGCTCCAGATCTGTGTGGAAATATCATTTCCAAAAAGCTGGTTGATTCAGACCAACCACTTCTCCTACTGTTAACCCTGAGTGCAAAGAACTTGATTTCTTTGCAAGTCCAAGTGTTGTCCCTGTTGCCTGGGGCAGGTTGTCCAAGTCAGCACAGGCTCCAGCTcatctgaaacacaaacccctAACGCGCGTTTCGCATGTGGCCTCAGATAggcctcccagcacagcaaatGCTGGCTGTTGTTGGGTCACCATTTGCTGATGCTTTGTAGCCAAACTTCTTCTTATCCAAGCCTatagagacctgttctagtgagaggtgtccctgcctgcgtGGTGGTGGgccttggaactggatgatctttgaggtgctgtccaacctaaaccattctatggttctatactGATTAACTCAAGGAAGGACCACGAGCATGACCGTTAAGCTaaagagctgctgtggcttcaCACCAGCTAAGCACCACACAGCCACTCACTCCCTCCCTCTTGGTGCCCAAACCAGTTCAACAGCTGTGCTAAAGAGTTTGCCTTCCTATATGTACCCAAGCTAACTGCACATAATGCTGCACGAAGGGAAAGCTGCTTCATTGTAGAATGCAAGCTAAGGTCTCCCACTCTTCATGCCAGGAATTAAAACCATCAAATGCTTATTTTCCTTATTGTAAAGTGGAAAGTTGTTGGCTCCACAATCTCTGTCGACACTAAGTGatagtttttgttgtttgtacTGAATGTTACAAAAATAGAAACATCCTCTTGCAAGCAAAAATAAAGTCACCTCACAGTAATGTGTCTGCAAATAAATATTCATTCATTACCTTTATACACTGAAATCCTCTATTAGTGATGCAAAGCATGTGTCAGAGATGGTGAGAGCTGCTGTGACACAAGATCTGCCTTACAACAGGATATTCATAGAGCAACCCAAAGATAACTGAGAAACTTACTATCTGAAGACATTTGTGCTACCTTGGACAAAAAGTATTACTGTCAGGTGTAAATGTCTAGTTACACTGATGTTTATGATGGATTTCTGGAACCTTGCTCTAGTCTGAACAaaaccccagcttcctgagtGCTCCCAGACAATGAAACAGGTGAGTTCTCAGCATTTAGTCCACAACAAATCAGCAGCCATCATATAGCAGTGGAACAGAAATCCATGATGATAGAGCATGCTTATCTacagtttatagaatcatagaatcaaccaggttggaagagacctccaagctcagccagcccaacccagcacccagccctagccaatcaaccagaccatgacactaagtgccccagccaggctttgcttcaacacctcctgggatggtgactccaccacatccctgggcagcccattccaatgccaatcactctctctatgaagaagttctttcccacTTCCAGCACAAGCATCTGTTTAATGTCAGTGGGGAGCAGGAGCCACAGCCCATTAACAGCTCCAATGAGCAGGGCTGAACCACTGCATTCTGCTAATATTTCAGCAAGATGCAATctttctgtcatagaatcacagattggaaaagacctttgagatgactgagtccaaccatcaacccagcactgccaagtctacAACTAAACCATGTTACTTAGCCCCACATCTATACATaagttgtcccaggggaggtctaggctggatgtcaggaggaagttgttggcagagagagtgattggcattggaatgggctgcccagggaggtggtggatttgctgtccctggaggtgttgaagccaagcctggctggggcacttagtgccatggtctggttgattggccagggctgggtgctaggttggactggttgagattggaggtcttttccaacctggttgattctatgattctgtatcttTTACATACCTCCAGGGTGGTGATTCTGCCATTTCCCTGTGCAGCCCTGTCCCTTTAAAAACTAACCCAAAAAAAATTACCAGTGGCTTCAACCTTAAATGAACAAATTGCTGCTGCAGTCAAAACTTAGTCTtcaaactgggaaaaaaaaagaaagaaaatcaactGTAAGGGAAAGTATTTCAAAATCTTGATTCTAAGTGAGTAGCCACCAGATTGAGCACTGTTGGCCCTTCTCCCAAGGAAGGCAGAGGCTGGTGTAAGACAACAGTGTGCTGTTTGGTGGTGTTTGGGCAAGCCTGAAATCTGAGTTGTCACCAGGGGCTTGGGCTCCAGTGGCACTCCTGTGAGCTGACAGACACATACTAGGGAGCTCTTCACAGTTCAGTCTCAGGTTTTGGAGTGCTCTCTGTGCTTTTGGTTTCTCAGTGCAGATGTTCCAGTTGCAAGCACTGCCcagtgtgggaatgcaaagtcaAGGAGGATGCGGGAACACAgcgaagaaggataataacaggcagatgctgaccttggtttccaccagctgctggctaccttatctcagaggggatagataacagacacctggttaatgaggaaagcaaggcatggtttatgctgatggagtgggctgtccttgactaattatgctaatgtgtaggtgtgtgccttGTGGCCCTGAGGGATATACTGAGAGCTGAATGATcagtaaaggtctctggcataatccACATTGAATCGCCTGGAGTTCATCTGacattgcctttgatcacactgatctgtggggccttgaccacgttCCCTCAGGAAGCTAATCAGGGTGTTCTGCAACCCCTGAGTTAAAACAGGT
The sequence above is a segment of the Pogoniulus pusillus isolate bPogPus1 chromosome 26, bPogPus1.pri, whole genome shotgun sequence genome. Coding sequences within it:
- the LOC135187057 gene encoding G-protein coupled receptor 35-like, translating into MENCSANNLQRNNTLIFPLIVYVPVLFLGVPLNLIAFWVFCCKVKRWSETRVYMINLTVADSCLLFAIPFVMHFVKHNHPRDKLCLFIHSIYFTNMPMSIFIITLIAVDRYIAIKFPLKAKILRSPLKAASACGFLWILLTVNAQLQPRFNGLSKDLCFGKQSLQPSYSMVLSSVLGYFIPLGIVVFCSVQVIKCLKKKVDSGSHERKLIQKAIYIVSVNLCVFIICFSPLYITMTLRFVVDLVGACSLLSAVNLSMQVSSCLANCNCCLDAFCYYFAAKEFQEFSSLFPTCRSVRSKMNQRQESQSPKGQVMTQKSCGTP